GGGCTTCCACCTAGGGTTTGATGCGTAGAGGACCTTCCTGCCTTCCCCCCATGCCTCTTCTTCACAGCCATGTGCCACTTCTTAAGGGCCTTGGATGTTTGTTCATCGAATACCGATCTCTTCATGTTTGAACCCATCTGCAAATTCCCACCATGGCATCATCATCCAGTTCAATCATTACATAACTGGCAgaaatagtaagaaaaaaagaatccaTTTCCAACAACCCTAAAGCTGAGTTTCACTTATGAAATAGCAACATAAGGCCTCCCCATGATACTGATCCTAATATATATGATTCAGTATTTATTGAGAAGATTGGCCATTGCTGAAAGCGTGAGAGTATTCAGTTGTGTTGCCCAAAAACACATTAATTGTCAATGAGTTGTATTTAATCCACTAAGAATGCCAGTGTACATAAACAAAACACTTGGCAGAATGACGATACCTGAGTTATAAGGGCATACAGTGGAAGTGTAATGTAGCTGCAAAGAAATAGCACCCCAACCCTGCCAGTGCAAAAAAGATTCACCTCATTAGTTCACCAGTCTGGGGAtttgatcaaattaattatgtAGTGCCACTATCTATATCCTGGAATGACCAGTGTCGGATGATGGATGATTGGGTGATATCGACATGTAAAATCTTCAACAAGCCCAATCAAATTTATGGTGGGTACCAAAGTGATTCCCaccaaatgtaaaaaaatactGCAGCTTTGAAAGGCAGATCCGCTTGTGTCCTCACCATGTTAAAAGAATTAATACCCATGTTTGAAAAGCCTGTATATATTATTTGGAGAAACATCATGGAACAAAGACTTACCCTAAAGCAATCTTTATGATAACAAGCTTGAAATTATTATGGAAGCAAGATTTCAACCCAAAAGAATACTGCACAGGtaaaaaatttcacatttttagGCGTCGGCCATAATTAAAATAGTTGGtcaagagaaaaaacaaaaagttaataattgaaaatagtgAGAACAATTCATTACCCATATCCACAGGAAATATGTTATCTGGAAGGCATTCTGCATGCACCAAAAAGTCAATTAGATAGCTATTAGTGGAAGAAAAGTAGCTTTCTCTACTTTCATTAGTGACATAAATGTGACACAAGCAAGTCAATGAACAAGGACATTGAACTCAAAGAATTCTGCTAagtttttacaaaattaacGAACTAGTTCATTTTAGTATGGAGGTGCTGCTCAGTAcctgaaacaaaacaaaatggaTAAGATGAAGAACTAACTGAGGCCAACTAAACCAAAAATATTTGTCTGAGCCTTGCACAAGCGGAATCCCTTGGACCACTGCATGTCTTTCTGTGATTTCAAGAGCCATCTTTGTAAGAACAGCTTGAAGCTTTGTTCCCACAGCGAAGACTATCTGCAACCGGTTAAACAGTCaggatttgattttttatattaaccTGGAAAAGACGTTCCAGAGAAAACTTCTTACCACTAAGGGAATTATGGATGCCCAAAACATTGCCTGCCATCCTGAAGGGggcaaaatattttgttaagcAATAAAGAAGTTTGTTTCAATTTGGAAACACAAAATTATTTACttggaaatgatttttttttttttttttgttttggaaagaGTGGCTTACCGCTAACATTTAGGAGCAAGAAAATCACAAACGATGCCCATAACACAGGACTGCCAGCATCATAAAGACATAAAGGAGGAAAggttatttcaaattaatttaggtAAGAATGGCTACTgaaaatcacaaataataaGACAATTGTCcagcccaaaaattaagatttggcccataaaagttgcataattgatggagataatataaaatatgaagagattaatatacccttcaaaactattttctaccataatgTTTGAGAAACTTTtttatcctaattttttttttaataattattctgaaaatttattatttttagaaaactaatttttaaaaaatatattataaaaatatatcatttaaaaaaaataaatttgacatatttttagttattttttatatacacaattttaaaaatatatattttccaagatgtttgatttttaaataataataatttatttttatttttttggaaaagggtgtatttttttccaaatcactaaattattttaaattttattgaggtttgcaaaaggaataaaatctaaattaatatttttctactcttttttttcatagtcaataaaggtcattttttgaaagataaaaacttcatattctttttctcaattttcacacttcctctaggttttgggcttaaatagtgaacttatatggatcaaagcttaattttttGGCCTAACtaagtccaaaacacaattgtcccataaTAATATACCAAAGAATACATctgggaaaaaagaagaagaagaagagtggtaaataaaagaaaattacctGATCCCCACAACCACCTTGAAGTCATCTTCTAAAGaccttttaatatatttttggaaGTTAAATTTACTTCCTGGCGCTAAATGGACCTGTAATTATAGCATTGTCAGAAAATGAGAACACAACCAGCATGAGAAACTGAAAATGTACAATTGGAAACTCACAGTGATGAACCCATTGCGCAATGTCAAGTAGTCAGACCTACTAACAGACCTGAAAAATTGTCGAAAGAAGCATCCCTGAAAGAGATGGATAGTTTAATTATCAAGTGGAATATATCACAGATAAGCATGATTACTAAAAGCATGAGATACTAAGGCAATCAACAAATCCTGTCCCCATAATCAAGGGTTTGCTAAATCAGTTATTCTTGCCATCCCAGTCTAGGGCCATATCTGCCATCAAGTCTTATATGCTTGAATGCCTTCTTCCACAACCACAATCTTCTCGGCCTTCCCATCATCCCCTTCATGCGCATTGGCCAAAACCACATCACTCCCTCTTCCTAGTGCAATAGTTAATCTCCTTTCCCCAAGATCAAACCATCTTAGGCGAGTTCTCAGCTTTTCCTAATTTAATGATGCCTGCCACTCCAGAAAATTATTGCCTCTATTTCTATCTTTATGTCTTGCACTTCGTCTCAATATCCTCATTTTAGCTATGCACAATACGTGAGCAAGCTGTTTGCATATTCAATTCCTTGATCTGAGGTTATATGTACCTTCCTCTTAATCATATAATGTGTGCTATCTTACATAAAGAacaagataaaaagaaaagaaaggaaggaaatgaaatatttcTTACAACATAAAAGAAGAATGGAATCCTGGTCCAGAAACTGGTGTGTGCTCTCACAAAAGACGTCTCATGGGTAAGCCTGAATCTGGCAGCATCTGCAAGTAAGGATAAAGCCAGTTAGCATCAGTAATTTGGGGGGTTAGGAAATCTTTCTGGATCCATTTTCAAAACTGAGGATTTTCATATGCTAAGCtagaaaataaagaatggaTCTTTTAGATATCATTCAGCAATGTACCATTGGAAAACTCATAGTCATGGGTTGAAGTCTCCTCCTCCCACTGCTTCCAGCCACGAATCTGCATAAGACAGCTTTCAGCAAACAACTAACAGGTATTCACtataaagcaaaaattttaggGTTGAcaaggaaataaatttgaaaacaaactTTGGTTTTGGGTCAGTTCAGGCCATTCAATGCCAGCATCTGGcccattttttcccctttaagCCTCTTTagatgtttgagaccatggtttACTCTTCTTTTGTGGTTTGTTGCTTCTGTGTCAGCATGTAATATACGAGTTCTAGATCactaaagcatttttttttttttttttggggggtttGACACTATCAACAGTCAGATACAATCAGCCAATATTTCTGAAACAGAGCAGAACCCCTAGattagaaaacaaattgaaacatATGGTCTTCCTAGTTCCAATTTCCTGTAGGAATGCTACACTATATTTCAGTCAAAACAGAATACAATTATAGTTAAGACCGACCATTCTAGTCTTCCATTGGACAACAACCAAATCTAAGATCAGTAACCAAGGGAAAATGAAATTCAGGGGTTGAATTACTATTTTGACCATCCTAATACAATGCAATTGCAATAAATTTATAGCTGTTCAATCATGCTGGCTTATAGATCAGGTGAAAGGCATCAGAAGATGAAGCTACTGCATATATGCATATAGATCGCATACCATAAGTATAACAACAaagcacataaaaaaaattcccatgttCCAAACTACCTTCAGTCTCCCGAGCATCATTGTGATAGCGCTGTATAGGACATGAAAGACTGCTAAAAAGAATATGAGTATGTGTAACTGATGTAATCCATTGACAGATATAATTGGGTCATATCCCTGTTGAAAAGAATCAGATTAGTTCATGAAATAAGGAggataaaattccattttcttagcAGATAAAGTGATCcaatgcaattaaaaaaagattttattggaaatttgtaaaggaaaagaaatggttAGAAAGATCAAATTTCCTGAAACTCCAATAACAAGATAATGCAGTTATTGAAAGGTGGAAGTACAGGAGCTTGGGTTAGAGAATGTCAAATGAATTATAGTGAAATTTGAGTTGTTGATTAAGTAGAAGTCTTAGAAATTGTATATTGTCATGAGATGCTTGTTTACTTCCTATGTACATGTGTTGCGCCCCCTTCCTTGTTAGGTGTTCATTCTAATACATTTATCCTAATTTGTTTGTcaaaaaggtaaaaaagaaaactataaaaaGGG
Above is a genomic segment from Vitis riparia cultivar Riparia Gloire de Montpellier isolate 1030 chromosome 7, EGFV_Vit.rip_1.0, whole genome shotgun sequence containing:
- the LOC117917822 gene encoding MLO-like protein 10, which codes for MAGDSSSSTSASRELDQTPTWAVAGICAVMIIISIVLEKVLHRVGKWFTERHKRALFEALEKVKAELMVLGFISLLLTFGQNFIVKICIPEKAADTMLPCPYNGEKDSSSETESRRRLLWYNHRLLAAATYSSSCKEGYDPIISVNGLHQLHILIFFLAVFHVLYSAITMMLGRLKIRGWKQWEEETSTHDYEFSNDAARFRLTHETSFVRAHTSFWTRIPFFFYVGCFFRQFFRSVSRSDYLTLRNGFITVHLAPGSKFNFQKYIKRSLEDDFKVVVGISPVLWASFVIFLLLNVSGWQAMFWASIIPLVIVFAVGTKLQAVLTKMALEITERHAVVQGIPLVQGSDKYFWFSWPQLVLHLIHFVLFQNAFQITYFLWIWYSFGLKSCFHNNFKLVIIKIALGVGVLFLCSYITLPLYALITQMGSNMKRSVFDEQTSKALKKWHMAVKKRHGGKAGRSSTHQTLGGSPTASMASTVQMPGSGHTLHRFKTTGHSTRSFTYEDHEVSDYEAEPESPTSSTTNLIVRVDDSEPETEPVVSHPEHDTSGEIEFSFVKPAPQKEP